One window from the genome of Cyclobacterium amurskyense encodes:
- a CDS encoding transposase codes for MPYFLTFQVVGWADVFSRKVYRDFILENLAYCRKEKGLFLFGYVIMTNHLYLVVQQKDANLSGWVRDFKKFTSKKLLKMIIENPQESRKEWLKIIFAYHAKSNKRTG; via the coding sequence ATGCCCTATTTTTTAACATTCCAAGTGGTGGGATGGGCAGATGTGTTTTCAAGAAAAGTCTATCGAGATTTTATCTTGGAAAATTTGGCTTATTGTAGAAAGGAAAAGGGACTTTTCCTCTTTGGTTATGTCATCATGACCAATCACCTTTACTTGGTTGTTCAACAAAAAGATGCGAATTTATCAGGATGGGTGCGTGATTTTAAGAAATTTACAAGCAAGAAATTGCTAAAAATGATAATTGAAAACCCTCAGGAAAGCAGAAAGGAATGGTTGAAGATAATTTTTGCCTATCATGCGAAATCTAATAAAAGAACTGGGTAG